The Acidobacteriota bacterium DNA segment CCAAGGCGGCCGACGGCGCCCCGGCGTCCGTCGCTCTGCGCCCCGAAGCCGACCCGAGCCAGGAAGAACGTGAGCGTCGCAACGGCCTGAGCGAAAAAGACGTCATGAATGTCATCGAACTGGTCGCACGGGAGTACGACGTCGATCGTCAGCGGATCTACCTGATGGGCAACTCGATGGGCATGATTGGGACGCTACACCTGGCGGCAAAGTACCCGCACATCTGGGCCGCGATAGCGCCTAGCGATGGTCCGACCGACCCGGCAGCCTATCCCTATGAGCGGATCACGGGCATTCCAGGCATCCGGATTGTGCACGGCGAGCAGGACACGATCACGTCGATCGACGCCAGCCGGGAGATCGTGAGTCGCATGCAGGCGGTCGGCGCCAACGCGACATTCGCGCGTGTCAGAAATGGAACCCACGACACTGCCTGGTACATCGCGCTGCCGGAGACGTTCGATTTCCTGGAGAAATACCGACGTCACTGATCCGCCGGCAACCGGCGCAGGCGCGAGGATCGTGACGCGAGCGCACAAGGCACCAACCCGTTCCGCTCTACCGCGCTCCTTCATCGATCCATCCTGGTTGCTCACGTTCGTCTCTCCGCGGCCGCTGGACTGTCGAATTGGGCCTCAAGAAACTGCCTGATCAAGCTCGGCACCGCCGGGTCGCTGAATCGTCCGTGGCCGCCGCCCTTCACCGTGTAGAACGTCACCGGCACGCCAGCCGCCTTCAGCGCATGCGCCAGCATCTCGCTCTGGTGGTGCGGCACCAGCCGATCGGAATCGCCGTGGACGATTAAGAACGGCGGCGCCTCAGCCGACACGTATTCAACCGGGTTGGCGAGCGCCACCTTTTCCACATTCTCCCGGATCGGCCCGCCAATCACGCGCGACTCCGGTGAGTCCGGCGAATCATGCTCGAGCCCGCCCGGAAGACGGTGAGCATCCATCTGCAGGAAATCGGTCGGACCGAAGAAGTCGATGACGACCGCCACCCGACTCGATACGCCGAGGTGGTCCCCGACATCGAACGCGTTGGCGCCGCCCGCCGTCCCTAGCAGCGCGGCCAGGTGCCCGCCAGCCGACTCGCCCCACGCCGCGATCCGTTCGCCGTCAATCCCGTACTGTCCGGCGTTCGCCCGCAGCCAGCGCACCGCCGCCTTGCAATCCTCTATCTGCGCCGGGAACACCGCCTGTCGACTCAGGCGGTAATTGATCGATGCGACGGAGTAGCCCTCATCCAGGAGCCACAACGGAACGTTCTGGGCCTTGCTCCCCTTCTGGAATTCGCCCCCGTGAATCCACACGACCAGCGGCACACCTTCGTCAGGCGCTCCGAGCAGGAACAAATCCAACTGCTGCGGCGGCCCGCCCCCAGCGACGTACGGAACATCGATGTGCACCCTGGTGCCAGGGGGAACCACCGATCGCACGGGTATTCGCAACATATGCCGGGCACGCACCGCCGAAGGCCAGTCACCTCACCCCGAGGCTACAGTTGAAGCCTCCAGGGCTTGACCGTCACCGCCTGAAGCCGCCCTTGCCGCACCAGGTCGACGACAGTCGAGCGGCCAATACAGTCGGCGTTCAGTACGCCAAACAGCGCTGGCGGATCAGGCATGGGCGTCCCGCCCACCCGCAGGATGAAATCGCCGACCTTCAGCGCCTGTCCCCGCTCCCGCGTGAGGCGGACCACTTCGAGGCCGCGGACTGGTTCTCCGCCCACCTCGCGTGTTCGGCCTCTGATCGACACTCCGATCGTCGCTCTGATGACGCAGCCGTGATTCATCAAGTCCGGGACGACGTCCCTGACGGTCTCGACAGGGATGGCCAGACCAATGTCATCCGACTCCGCGTCGATCAGCGTCGTCACACCAATCACGCGGCCACGCACATCGACCAGCGGCCCGCCAGAGTTGCCCTCGTGAATCCCGCAGTCCGTCTGCAGCAGGTGATAGTGCGGCCGGCCGGGTCCGGCGACCGCCGTCCGCGCCAGGCCAGACACGACGCCAATCGTCACGGTTTCCGGGTAACGCCCGAGCGGATTCCCCGCCGCCAGACACAACTCTCCGGCACGCGCCGCCGAGCGCCGAAGCGGCAGCGTGTGCTTCCACGTACCGTCAAGCTTGAGCACAGCCAGGTCGGAGATGAGATCGACCCCAACGATACCTGCCAGAGCGGTGGAGCCACCCTGCATGGTCACCGACACCGGCGGTTCCATCCCGGCGACGACGTGATGATTCGTGACGATGTGACCGCGAGTGTCGATGAAGAAGCCTGACCCGCTGCTGCCGCCGTCCGGCGTCGGACCCGATATGGCGACCGTCGCACGCAGCACGCGGGCCGTGAGTTCAGCCAGTTCGTCGCTCAGCCGATCAAGCACCCGTCCGACGGCCACCTCAGGCATCCACGGCCTCCTCGTCGTCGTCCTGGTCGGCCCTGGCCGTCTTGCCGCCAAACTTCTTCGACAGAAGGGTATCGAGCCTGTCGGCCGCCTCGGCAAAACGCATGCAGATGTCGTGGAACTGCCGGTCGTCGAGCGTATCGGCCGGCACCTCCCACGCAGCAATGATCAGATCTTCGTACTTGAAGAGCCGGATCGCGAGTTCGGAAGCATTGGCGCTGTTCAGCGCTTCGAGGAGCCGGGCCTTCTTCCTCGGCTTCGAGACCAGCACCGAGGAAAACTGGAGCATGGGAAACGGATCGTCGAGCAACCGCAGACTGATATCCGCGCTGCCGTGGGGAAACACGTACTCGCCGCTCGCGTCGGGCGCGACTTTGTCGCTCCCGATCAGGGCCGCCAGGTTCTTCTCGACGAACGGTCTCAACACATCGATGCGGGACATGCCGCCTCCCGAATTGCGGGTGATCGCCAACCACAGGGGCGCGCCGTCTCCGGCCATCCGGACTGGGTCCATGACCGGCCGGGGCGCGGCGGAAAAGTCAGCCTATGTTATCGTGTCGCGGGCCGGCCGTGGTCGACCAACCTACTTTTCTGAGGATTGCAGGCGATGGACCTTCAACTGATTGACTGGGTTATCGTTGTCGTCTCCCTGCTGATCTGTTTTGTTCCCGCCTTGTTCTTCGCCAAGCGAGCTGGAAAGAGCACGTCCGAGTTCTTTGCGTCCGGTCGCGCGGTGCCTTGGTGGCTGGCCGGGCTGTCGATGGTCGCCACGACGTTCAGCAGCGACACCCCCAACCTGGTCACCGACATCGTGCGCCGCAACGGCGTCGCGGGAGACTGGGTGTGGTGGGCGTTTGCCCTGACGGGCGTCTCGACCGTGTTCTTCTATGCGCGGTTGTGGCGGGGATCGAGCGCGGCTGAAGAAGCACTCCCGGAGTGACGATCCTCCGGGTGAGGCCGGCCGGCGAGACCGGCCTCACTCGCGTCTGTTACTTCAGCGTCACGATGTGCACGGTGCCATCGCCGAGCTTCTTGGCGAGGCCGTCGATCGTCCGCCCGCCGTACTTGGCTGCCATCGCGTCGATGGCGCCCTGGTTCGGCAGCGTCTTGTCGGCGCCGGCCCTGCACTCATCGATATATCCAGTCACCAGCACGACCATCTTGTCCGGCTGCAGGTACTTCTTCGCGACCCGCTTGACGTCGGCCAGCGTCACCTTCTGGTAACGATCCAGATAGGTGTCGTAGTAGTCGCGCGGACGGCTCTCGAGTTCGAGCCGCGCGAAGTTGCCGATGTTGCCGAACACCGTCGAGAACATCGACGGGAACGCGTTCACCCGTGCCGACTTGGCGAACCGCAGATCCTTCTCGGTGACGTCGCCGCTGTACATCCGCTCGATCTCGTTCATGATGAGCTGTGACGCGAAGACGACCGTCGAGTTCTTGGTCTGGGTGAAGCCGGCGAAGGCGCCCGGATAGTGCAGGTCGGCACCGACGCTCGAGCTTGCTGAGTAGGCCAGCCCGTTGTCGTTGCGTACGATCTGGGTGATCCGCGACGAGAACGATCCCCCGCCAAGGGTGTAGTTCATCAGGTCGACCGCCGCGTAGTCCGGGTCATCCTGCGTGAGACTGATTGTGCCAATCCGGATGACGCCCTGGTTCGGCGTCGCGCCGAGCGGCTGGACCATGTAGAGCCCTGGCTTGGCCGCCATGCCCGTCACCTTCGGGTAGTTCGGCACGGCCTTCGCCTCGGCTGGCTTCCACTTGCCGAAGGTGCCCTCGAGCTTCTGCAGCATCTCGGCCTTCGTGAAGTCGCCGGCAACGACCAGGATGGCGTTGTTGGCGCCCCAGTACTTCTTGTGCCACGCCACGACATCGCCGCGGGTGATGTTGTTGATCGTGGCCTCGGTGACCTCGGCGGTGATCGGCGAGTCCTCGCCGTACATCAGCTTCTCCCACGTTGTCGTGGCCACGCCGCCGAGATTGCGGTTGCGGTTGCGCAGCGGCTGCGCCATCGACTCCTTCTCGCGCCTGATCCGATCCTCTGGAAACGCCGGATTCGTCAGGATGTCGAGCCAGAGCTTCAGCACCTCGTCCACGTGGCGCTTGTGGACGGACATCGAGGTCGGCGAAACACTGCCGGCCAGGAATTCCATCCGTTCGTTGATCTGGTCGGCCGTCATCGAGGTGGTGCCGCCCGATCGCATCACCGAGCCGCAGATGTTCTGGATGCCCAGTTTGTCTGCCGGTTCGAGAAACGAGCGCGCACCGCCGCCGCCGCCGCCCCGCCCCTGCGGCGCGTCTGCGTAGAGGCCTTCGACCACACCGCGGCCGCGGCCGCCGCCTCCACCGCCGCCGGCCACCGGTGTCAGCAATGTCGCCTCGACCCACGGGATCTCGTGGTCCTCGGCGATGTAGACCACCAGGCCGTTGGAGAGCGTGGTACGGAACTCGGCCGGCTTGGGCGGCTTGAAGCCCAGTGGCGGAAACTTCCCAAGGAACTGCTCGGGCCTGGGGCCCTGGGCGGCTTTCGCCGCGGGCGCAGCCGCTGTGCCTGGCGCGGGAGCGGCCTTGGCGGCCGCTGCCGGCGTCGTGCCCTGCGGTTTCGACGTCGCCTGCTCGGTGGCGTAGACCAACGCCACGAGCACTGGAAGCATCACGATCAAAGCCGAAATTCGTTTCAGCATCTTCATGTCCTTTTCCTTCTCGACCTGGCGCGCGGGCGCCGCTACTTCTCGCGCTCCATCACACCGGTGACGCAGTTGTCGCGGGTGAAGTACTTCTTCGCCACGCGCATCATGTCGTCGGGCGTCACGGCCATGCGCGCCTTGAACTCGTCTTCGAGATGCTGCCACGTGTAGGCGACCTCCATCCGCGCCAGCGAGCCGGCGATGCCGGTGCCCGCGAGGCTCTGGAGGTACTGCGCCTCGGTCGAATTCTTGATCCGCTGGAGCAGTTGGGCGTCGGCGGGCGTCGTCTTGGCGTCCTCGAGGTACGACCAGAGTTCCTTCTCAATCTGTTCGAGCGGCACGGTGAGCGCGCCCTGCACCTCTCGGCCAGTCGCGCTCATGCGGAACGATCCGTCGTACATCGAGTTCGACGCGCTCGCGTTGACGCCGGCCACGTGTTGCTGCTTGTCGACCAGGTCCATGTACATCTTCCCCGTGCGCGCGCTCATCACTCGGCCCAGCATGAACAGCGCCGGCACGTCGTCGTGCCACAGCGGCGGAATGTGGAACATGATCGTCACCGCCGGGTTGCTGGCCGCGCGGCCCAGCACACGCTTCTCGATGTACGGCGGCTTGAAATTCGCGCTGATCGTTCGCCGGTAGTACTCGGGCGAGGGCTCCTCAGTCCGCACGCGCGGGGACTTCCCCTTCGCCTTGATCGCGCCGAAGTACTTCGTCACGAGCGACATCACCTTGTCCGGGTCGAGGTCGCCCGCCAGCACCAGGGTCGCGTTGTCCGGGCGGTAGAACTTCTCGCGGTACTCGATCAACTCCTGCTTGGTCACCCGGCTGATGTCCGACATCCAGCCCACCACGCTCCAGCTGTAGGGACTCGCGGCATAGAACGTCGCGTTCAGCTGCTCCTGGAAGAAGAAGCCGGCGCCGTTCTCGCTCTGTCGGCGCTCCTCCGTGATGACGTCACGCTCCGAGTAGAACTCGCGGAAGACCGGGTTCACCATCCGGTCGGCCTCGAGCGCCAGGTACAGCTCCAGGGCGTTCTTCGGCAGCGTCACGTAGTACTGCGTCATCTCCTGGCCGGTGGACGCGTTGATGCCCGTGCCGCCGGCCTCCTGGTACGCGCCCCAGATCTCCTCGCTGGCGATCGTCTCCTTCTTCTCCCTGTCGATCAGTTCCGATACCTGCTTCTTCAGTGCCGCGATCTTCGCGACGTCACGTCCCTTGACCTTGGCGTCTTCAGCCGCGACCTGCTCCATCAGCGCGTCAATCTGGCGGTTGTACTCATCGTCTTTCGCGAGCGTGCCCGCCTTGATGCCCATGGACCGTGTGCCCTTGAACATCATGTGCTCGTGCAAATGTGAGATCCCGGTGATACCAGGGCGCTCGTTGACCGAGCCAACCCGGTAGGCCAGGATGCAGCGGATCAGGGGGGCCTCGGGTCTCTTGACCATCAGCACCTTGAGGCCGTTCGGCAGCGTCCGCTCGATGACCTGGCCGGTCAGGCTCAACTCCTGCGCATGCGTCGGGATAAACCAGACGCCGGCGAGCAGGAGAAGGCCGAGGCAGACGAACAATCGATGTTTCATGTCCGGATCTCCGTCCTTCGATGTGAGAAGAAGCTCATAGCGTGAAGTGATCCACGAGAGGGGCGGTCAAGGATAGCACGGGCGGGCGGTCTAAATCAGGCGGGCAGCAAGCGATTCATGCAGCGTCACGGCGCGCAGCGCCGCCTCGACCCATCCGTCCCGGTCCCTCGCGTCGAGGCGCAGATGATCGACCTTCTTCTCCGCCAGCAGCGTGTCGACCAACTGATCGATCGAGCGCACGAAGAACTCGTCGGTATCGCGGACCCCGTCAGCCGATGCTTCGCCGACGATGGGCACCTTGATCAGGACGTCGTACGACTTCATCCAGTGATCGACAAACCGCTCGATCGCTCTCTGGCGGCCGGTTGCGAACATCAGGTACGCGTAGTTGTCGAGCACGCTCCGATCGCAGACGACGATGTCGTGCACGCTGGCAGACCGAATCTCCTCGGCCACCTGCGTCATCAGAATCCAGGTCTGAGCATCGAGCGACGTCTTCCGATTGATCGGCAGCGGCGAGAGCCTCGCCACCTCCTTGACCATGTCTGCATTCTGTCCCTGGCGCTTGAGCGCGGCGGTCAGGTCGTAGCAAAGCGTGGTCTTGCCCGTGCCGTGGGTGCCGATAAACGCGACTTTCATGCGATTGGGGTCTTCATCCACGGTGCCGTATTGTGGAAATTGGCGACAACGCCTCCGGGCGGGACCAGCGCGTCGCACGCGATCCGCTCGGCGGGAGTGATGGACATGTCGAGCACCGGCAGCAGCTCGGTCAACTGTTCCATCGTGCGGGGACCGAGTACCGGCGAGGTCACGCCAGGTTGGTCCTTGCACCAGAGCAGCGCGAGTTGCCCCGGCGTCCTTCCATGCTCCCGGGCGACGACGGCGAAACGCCGACCAATCTCGATACCGGCCGGCGTGACCCGATTCGCGTAGCTGTTGTTGGGGCCGGGACACTGGATCATCCGTGAGTCGTTCGGAATCGTCTTCGCATCCGGATAACGTCCCGCCAAGACTCCTTGCGCGATGGGCGCCCACGGCAGAATCGCCAGGTCGTAGCGCAGCGCCAGCGGAATCAGCTCGTTTTCAATCCGGCGGTCGAGCAGGTTGTAGGGCGGCTGCTCACTGACGTAGCGCGCCAGGCCGAGCCGCTCACTGACGGCCAGCGCTTCCATCACCATCCACGCGGGATGCGTCGAACACCCGATGTAGCGCACCTTGCCTGCCCGCACCAGATCAGTGAGCGCGCCGAGCGTCTCGTCGATCGGAATCTCCGGGCTGGGGCGATGGACCTGGTAGAGATCGATATAGTCGGTCCCGAGCCGTCTCAACGACTCCTCACAGGCCTTGAGGATATGGAGTCGCGAGCCCCCGAAGTCGTTCGGGCCGTCACCCACGCGCCATTGCACCTTCGTCGCCAGCACGACCCGTCCGCGTCGATCCGCGAGCGCCTTGCCGACAATCCGCTCGGATTCGCCCCCATGATAGTTATTGGCGGTATCAACGAGGTTGATGCCCGCATCGAGCGCCGCGTGGGTCATCCGGACCGCATCGGCCTCACTGGTGCCGCCGCCAAAATTCAAGGTCCCGAGGCAGAGTGGCGACACGCGAACGCCGGTGCGGCCGAGCAGACGGTATTCCATGCTTCTGCGTCTTGCGCGACAGAGAGATGCTTGCCTCGCACGTCCGCGTCAACTCCAGGTCTCGAGCGTGACGCCGGGCCCAATCTCCCCCATCGTACCGTTACGTTGGCGTTCCGGCAACCCTCTGTCGAAAATGAGACTGGAGTCTCATCCTCGACGGCGTTCGACGTCGGGTAGAATCAACCGACACATGGAACCCCTTGCCCACACCCTTGCCGGCGCCTGCCTCGCCGAGACCGGCCTCAAGCGGGTCACGCCGCTGGCCGCCTCGACCCTCGTCATCGCGGCCAATCTGGCCGACGTGGATGGTGCCTGTTATCTGCGCAGCGCCGACCTCGCGTTTGGCTTCCGACGCGGATTGACGCACGGCGTGCTGGCCTGGTTCCTCCTCCCCGTCCTCTTGACCGCCGCCATGGTGGCATTCGATCGTCTCGTGAGACGGCGAATCCGACCCGGCGCCAGTCCAGTCCGACCGGTCCCGCTGTTCTGGCTTTCGGTGGCCGGCGTGCTGTCGCATCCCTTTCTCGACTGGCTGAACACGTACGGCGTGCGCCTGCTGATGCCCTTTTCCGACCGCTGGTTCTACGGCGACACGCTGTTCATTTTGGATCCGTGGCTGTGGATCATTCTTGGCAGCGTCGTGATGATCGCGTGGACGGTGACGCGGCCAGGCGTGCTGCTCTGGACGATCATCGGGATCGGAACCACGCTGCTCGTCGCCCTGAACCCCCTCGTGCCTGCGTGGGCCCGATTCGCGTGGTTCGTCTCGCTCGCGGTCCTCATTGGCGCCCGCCTGCTCCTGCCGGCGGCCGCCCGCCCGAGGGCTGCGGTGGGCGCACTGGTGGTCGCGGTCGTCTACATCGCGGCGATGTACGGAGGGTCGAGAGCGGCCGAACGCCAGGTGCGTGCCCTCGCCGCCGACCGCGGCTGGCAGGTTGACCGGGTTGCAGCCATGCCGGTGCCGGCTGAGCCG contains these protein-coding regions:
- a CDS encoding alpha/beta hydrolase gives rise to the protein MLRIPVRSVVPPGTRVHIDVPYVAGGGPPQQLDLFLLGAPDEGVPLVVWIHGGEFQKGSKAQNVPLWLLDEGYSVASINYRLSRQAVFPAQIEDCKAAVRWLRANAGQYGIDGERIAAWGESAGGHLAALLGTAGGANAFDVGDHLGVSSRVAVVIDFFGPTDFLQMDAHRLPGGLEHDSPDSPESRVIGGPIRENVEKVALANPVEYVSAEAPPFLIVHGDSDRLVPHHQSEMLAHALKAAGVPVTFYTVKGGGHGRFSDPAVPSLIRQFLEAQFDSPAAAERRT
- a CDS encoding trypsin-like peptidase domain-containing protein encodes the protein MPEVAVGRVLDRLSDELAELTARVLRATVAISGPTPDGGSSGSGFFIDTRGHIVTNHHVVAGMEPPVSVTMQGGSTALAGIVGVDLISDLAVLKLDGTWKHTLPLRRSAARAGELCLAAGNPLGRYPETVTIGVVSGLARTAVAGPGRPHYHLLQTDCGIHEGNSGGPLVDVRGRVIGVTTLIDAESDDIGLAIPVETVRDVVPDLMNHGCVIRATIGVSIRGRTREVGGEPVRGLEVVRLTRERGQALKVGDFILRVGGTPMPDPPALFGVLNADCIGRSTVVDLVRQGRLQAVTVKPWRLQL
- a CDS encoding YbjN domain-containing protein, which codes for MSRIDVLRPFVEKNLAALIGSDKVAPDASGEYVFPHGSADISLRLLDDPFPMLQFSSVLVSKPRKKARLLEALNSANASELAIRLFKYEDLIIAAWEVPADTLDDRQFHDICMRFAEAADRLDTLLSKKFGGKTARADQDDDEEAVDA
- a CDS encoding pitrilysin family protein, translated to MKMLKRISALIVMLPVLVALVYATEQATSKPQGTTPAAAAKAAPAPGTAAAPAAKAAQGPRPEQFLGKFPPLGFKPPKPAEFRTTLSNGLVVYIAEDHEIPWVEATLLTPVAGGGGGGGRGRGVVEGLYADAPQGRGGGGGGARSFLEPADKLGIQNICGSVMRSGGTTSMTADQINERMEFLAGSVSPTSMSVHKRHVDEVLKLWLDILTNPAFPEDRIRREKESMAQPLRNRNRNLGGVATTTWEKLMYGEDSPITAEVTEATINNITRGDVVAWHKKYWGANNAILVVAGDFTKAEMLQKLEGTFGKWKPAEAKAVPNYPKVTGMAAKPGLYMVQPLGATPNQGVIRIGTISLTQDDPDYAAVDLMNYTLGGGSFSSRITQIVRNDNGLAYSASSSVGADLHYPGAFAGFTQTKNSTVVFASQLIMNEIERMYSGDVTEKDLRFAKSARVNAFPSMFSTVFGNIGNFARLELESRPRDYYDTYLDRYQKVTLADVKRVAKKYLQPDKMVVLVTGYIDECRAGADKTLPNQGAIDAMAAKYGGRTIDGLAKKLGDGTVHIVTLK
- a CDS encoding pitrilysin family protein, with amino-acid sequence MKHRLFVCLGLLLLAGVWFIPTHAQELSLTGQVIERTLPNGLKVLMVKRPEAPLIRCILAYRVGSVNERPGITGISHLHEHMMFKGTRSMGIKAGTLAKDDEYNRQIDALMEQVAAEDAKVKGRDVAKIAALKKQVSELIDREKKETIASEEIWGAYQEAGGTGINASTGQEMTQYYVTLPKNALELYLALEADRMVNPVFREFYSERDVITEERRQSENGAGFFFQEQLNATFYAASPYSWSVVGWMSDISRVTKQELIEYREKFYRPDNATLVLAGDLDPDKVMSLVTKYFGAIKAKGKSPRVRTEEPSPEYYRRTISANFKPPYIEKRVLGRAASNPAVTIMFHIPPLWHDDVPALFMLGRVMSARTGKMYMDLVDKQQHVAGVNASASNSMYDGSFRMSATGREVQGALTVPLEQIEKELWSYLEDAKTTPADAQLLQRIKNSTEAQYLQSLAGTGIAGSLARMEVAYTWQHLEDEFKARMAVTPDDMMRVAKKYFTRDNCVTGVMEREK
- a CDS encoding AAA family ATPase, with the protein product MKVAFIGTHGTGKTTLCYDLTAALKRQGQNADMVKEVARLSPLPINRKTSLDAQTWILMTQVAEEIRSASVHDIVVCDRSVLDNYAYLMFATGRQRAIERFVDHWMKSYDVLIKVPIVGEASADGVRDTDEFFVRSIDQLVDTLLAEKKVDHLRLDARDRDGWVEAALRAVTLHESLAARLI
- a CDS encoding aldo/keto reductase, with translation MEYRLLGRTGVRVSPLCLGTLNFGGGTSEADAVRMTHAALDAGINLVDTANNYHGGESERIVGKALADRRGRVVLATKVQWRVGDGPNDFGGSRLHILKACEESLRRLGTDYIDLYQVHRPSPEIPIDETLGALTDLVRAGKVRYIGCSTHPAWMVMEALAVSERLGLARYVSEQPPYNLLDRRIENELIPLALRYDLAILPWAPIAQGVLAGRYPDAKTIPNDSRMIQCPGPNNSYANRVTPAGIEIGRRFAVVAREHGRTPGQLALLWCKDQPGVTSPVLGPRTMEQLTELLPVLDMSITPAERIACDALVPPGGVVANFHNTAPWMKTPIA
- a CDS encoding metal-dependent hydrolase, coding for MEPLAHTLAGACLAETGLKRVTPLAASTLVIAANLADVDGACYLRSADLAFGFRRGLTHGVLAWFLLPVLLTAAMVAFDRLVRRRIRPGASPVRPVPLFWLSVAGVLSHPFLDWLNTYGVRLLMPFSDRWFYGDTLFILDPWLWIILGSVVMIAWTVTRPGVLLWTIIGIGTTLLVALNPLVPAWARFAWFVSLAVLIGARLLLPAAARPRAAVGALVVAVVYIAAMYGGSRAAERQVRALAADRGWQVDRVAAMPVPAEPTRRVVIAETPTRYLLVPLDWTRGPAADVEPAVVERGVPHPAIDAALNLPTLQGTRRWLRFPSYEVVPGPEGGYRVIIRDARFSVGTPKGFGVIAIVDLDRQLRPVVAPAEKQ